The following DNA comes from Kitasatospora sp. NBC_01287.
AGCGCGCGGCTGACCGCGTCCGGGTAGTCGACCACGTCGGCGGGCAGCGCGATCGGCGGATTGTCCGAACCGGTGCGCATCCCGGTGATGGCGGCGGCCGGCCAGCCCTCGAAGATCGCGGTGTCCTCGGCCTGGGCGATGGTGCGGGCGGCGTCCTTGACCGGCTGCCAGTCGGGGTCCTTGGCGCCGCGCTCCACGCTGTCCACGGCGGGCCGGCTGAGCGTGAACGGCACCCGCAGCTCCACCACCGGGAGCGCCTGGCGCGCGTGCGCCTCGGTGCCGGGCACCAGTGGGCTGATCTCGCGCCGGTGGCCGGAGCCGACCGCCGCCAGCCCTGGCCCGGCCGGTCCGGCCAGGTCGACCACCCGGCGGCCGGCCAGGTGCAGGGTGAAGGTGCGCCTGGCCTCGTCCTCGATCTGCGCCCAGGCCTCGGCGGCGATCGGGGCGAGTTCGCGGTGCAGGTTGTTCATGCCGTGCTACTCCTCTTCAGGCTGCCGATCATCAGACTGCCGCTCTCCGGGCCGGTGGTCTGCGGGCCGGTGGTCTGCGGGTTTGCAGTCTGCGGGCCGGTGGTCTGCGGGTTTGCGGTCTTGAGGCTGCCGATGCCGAGCGAGCCATCGGCGCGCGCGCCCGCGCCCGCCGGCGGGGGCGGCGGGTCGTCCAGCAGATCGGCGGACGGGACGAAGAACGACACCCCGGTCACGGCGGTGGAGAAGTCGAGCAGGCGGTCGTGGGTGCCCGGCGGCCGCCCGAGGAACATGTTCTCCAGCATCTCCTCGGTCACCGCGGGCGTGCGGCAGTAGCCGATGAAGTAGGTGCCGAACTCACCGTCCGCGTAGCTGCCGAAGGGCATGTTCAGCCGCACGATCTGCCGCTCGGTGCCGTCCGGCGCCGGGTCCAGGCTGGTGAGCGCCACGTGCGAGTCGGCGGGCTGCTCGGCGGCGGACAGCTCGATGTCGGCGAGCTTGGTGCGGCCCACCGCGTGCTCCTGCCGCTCGACCGGCAGCGCCTGCCAGGCCGCCAGGTCGTGCAGGTACTTCTGCGTGACCACGTAGCTGCCGCCGGCGAACTCCGGGTCCTCGGCACCGATCAGCGCCGCGGCGTCGCCCTCGGCGCCCTCCGGGTTCTCGGTGCCGTCCACGAAGCCGAGCAGGTCGCGCTGGTCGAAGTAGGAGAAGCCGGCCACCTCGTCCACCACGTCCGCCGCGCCGGCCAGCCGGGCCAGCAGCTGCCCGGCCAGCTCGAAGCAGGCGTCCTGGCGCCCGGCGCGCAGGTGCAGCAGCAGGTCACCGGGGGTGGCCGGGGCGGTGTGCCGGGGTCCGCGCAGCTCGCGGAAGGGGTGCAGTTCGGCCGGGCGCGGGCCGGCGAAGAGCCGGTCCCAGAGCCGCGAGCCGATCCCCAGCACGCAGCTCAGCTGCGCCTCGGGCACCCGGAAGCCCACCGAGCGGCGCAGCGCGGCCACCTCGGGCAGCAGTTCGCGCACCGCCGCCTCGCCGCCGGGGCGCACGGTGAGCACCAGGAAGAGCGCGGCGGCGCTCAGCGGGTCCCGGACGGCTTGCGGCCGCCGGCCGGGCCCGCTGGGGGCCCGGACGGCGGCTTCGTGCTCAGCGGTCATCGCTCCTGCTCGCTGCGATCCCCGGCCCAGAGGGTGTGGAAGACGCCGTCCCGGTCGGTGCGGCGGTAGGTGTGCGCGCCGAAGAAGTCGCGCTGGCCCTGGATCAGTGCGGCCGGCAGCCGGCCGGCCCGCAGCGAGTCGTAGTAGGCGAGCGCGGTGGCGAAGCCGGGCACCGGCACGCCGAGCTGGGCGGCCGTCGAGACCACCCGGCGCCAGGCGGACTGGGCGTCGCCCAGCGCCTCCTGGAAGTACTCGTCGGTGAGCAGCGTGGGCAGCTGCGCGTCGGCCTGGTAGGCGGCCTCGATCCGGTTCAGGAACCGGGCCCGGATGATGCAGCCGCCGCGCCAGATGGAGGCCATCGCGCCCGGCGCGATCCGCCAGCCGTACTCCGCGCTGCCGGCCTGGATCTGGTTGAAGCCCTGCGCGTAGGCGACGATCTTCGAGGCGTAGAGCGCCTTCTCCACGTCACCGGCGAACCGGTCGGCGGCGGCGCTGTCCAGCCAGGTCTCGCTCGGGCCCGGCAGGCCGCGGGCCGCCTCGCGCAGCGCCGCGCTGCCGGAGAGCGAGCGGGCGAAGACCGCCTCGGCGATGCCGCTGACCGGCACGCCGAGTTCGAGCGCGGTCTGCACCGTCCAGCGCCCGGTGCCCTTCTGCTCGGCGCGGTCCTGGACGATGTCGACGAACGGCTGCCCGGTGGCGGCGTCGGTGTGGCCGAGCACCTCGGCGGTGATCTCGACCAGGTAGGACTCCAGGCGGTCCTCGTTCCAGGACCGGAAGATCTTGGCGATCTCGGCGGGCTGGCGCCCCGCGCCGTGCCGCAGCAGGTCGTAGGCCTCGGCGATCAGCTGCATGTCGGCGTACTCGATGCCGTTGTGCACCATCTTGACGAAGTGCCCGGCCCCGTCGGGGCCGACGTGGGTGCAGCAGGGCTCGCCGTCCACCTTGGCGGCGATCGACTCCAGCACCGGCCCGAGCGACTTGTAGGCCTCGGCGGTGCCGCCGGGCATGATGCTCGGCCCCTCCAGCGCGCCCTCCTCGCCACCGGAGATGCCGGCGCCGACGAAGTGCAGGCCGTGCTCGCGCAGCGCGGCCTCGCGCCGGCGGGTGTCCAGGAAGTGCGCGTTGCCGCCGTCGACCACGATGTCGCCTGGTTCGAGCAGCGGGACCAGTTCGTCGATCACCGCGTCGGTGGGCTCGCCCGCCTTGACCATGATGATGATCTGCCGGGGCCGTTCCAGGGCGGCGACGAACTGCTCCATCGTCTCGGTCGGCACGAAGGCGCCCTCGTGGCCGAACTCGGCCACCAGCGCGGTGGTGCGGCCGACGCTGCGGTTGTGCAGGGC
Coding sequences within:
- a CDS encoding family 1 encapsulin nanocompartment shell protein; translated protein: MNNLHRELAPIAAEAWAQIEDEARRTFTLHLAGRRVVDLAGPAGPGLAAVGSGHRREISPLVPGTEAHARQALPVVELRVPFTLSRPAVDSVERGAKDPDWQPVKDAARTIAQAEDTAIFEGWPAAAITGMRTGSDNPPIALPADVVDYPDAVSRALSTLRLAGVDGPYSLLLGADVYTAVNETSNHGYPVRQHLARVVTGEIIWAPALEGAVVLSTRGGDFELHLGQDLSIGYLDHDADSVRLYLQESLTFALHSPEAAVTLTAGTLTADSARG
- a CDS encoding Dyp-type peroxidase, encoding MTAEHEAAVRAPSGPGRRPQAVRDPLSAAALFLVLTVRPGGEAAVRELLPEVAALRRSVGFRVPEAQLSCVLGIGSRLWDRLFAGPRPAELHPFRELRGPRHTAPATPGDLLLHLRAGRQDACFELAGQLLARLAGAADVVDEVAGFSYFDQRDLLGFVDGTENPEGAEGDAAALIGAEDPEFAGGSYVVTQKYLHDLAAWQALPVERQEHAVGRTKLADIELSAAEQPADSHVALTSLDPAPDGTERQIVRLNMPFGSYADGEFGTYFIGYCRTPAVTEEMLENMFLGRPPGTHDRLLDFSTAVTGVSFFVPSADLLDDPPPPPAGAGARADGSLGIGSLKTANPQTTGPQTANPQTTGPQTTGPESGSLMIGSLKRSSTA
- the gndA gene encoding NADP-dependent phosphogluconate dehydrogenase; translation: MQKSADIGVTGLAVMGRNLARNFARHGHRVALHNRSVGRTTALVAEFGHEGAFVPTETMEQFVAALERPRQIIIMVKAGEPTDAVIDELVPLLEPGDIVVDGGNAHFLDTRRREAALREHGLHFVGAGISGGEEGALEGPSIMPGGTAEAYKSLGPVLESIAAKVDGEPCCTHVGPDGAGHFVKMVHNGIEYADMQLIAEAYDLLRHGAGRQPAEIAKIFRSWNEDRLESYLVEITAEVLGHTDAATGQPFVDIVQDRAEQKGTGRWTVQTALELGVPVSGIAEAVFARSLSGSAALREAARGLPGPSETWLDSAAADRFAGDVEKALYASKIVAYAQGFNQIQAGSAEYGWRIAPGAMASIWRGGCIIRARFLNRIEAAYQADAQLPTLLTDEYFQEALGDAQSAWRRVVSTAAQLGVPVPGFATALAYYDSLRAGRLPAALIQGQRDFFGAHTYRRTDRDGVFHTLWAGDRSEQER